In one window of Lewinellaceae bacterium DNA:
- the gldE gene encoding gliding motility-associated protein GldE — protein sequence MEPDLSESYHLLLILIQISPLIFLDLFIVVLLLFGSALISGSEIAYFSLGPNEQKLLQEENSPISKRIIALLEKPRRLLATILILNNTFNIAIVLLANHMMSVLFSDAAFDSMAQQLVQFISGIGMQLDAANMAVFIKVLVTVVLVTFILVLFGEITPKIYANIHNVGLARFMAKPLTFMSNVLAPVSTFFVNFSKGLEKRLARNRQVSLKADIDHAIELTVRQDPSSDEEVDMLKSIVKFSEVSVTQVMRSRMDVVAVEHTISYKDLLKTVKDSGFSRLPVYEEDLDHILGILYVKDLLQHLHEGEDYDWLGLVRKEVLYTPESRKINELLKDFQSRKLHMAIVVDEFGGTLGLATLEDIMEEVIGDIRDEFDDKEELEYIQLDEQNFIFEGKTLINDVIKIVGLDIGHFDNWRDDADSLAGLILQVTGQIPKVNREISFPHFKLKVLSVSKRRIEKVQLTKI from the coding sequence TTGGAACCGGACTTATCTGAATCGTACCATCTTCTGCTCATTTTGATTCAAATTTCGCCGCTTATTTTTCTGGACCTCTTTATTGTCGTCCTGTTGCTTTTTGGTTCGGCTTTAATATCCGGATCGGAGATCGCTTATTTCTCATTGGGGCCTAATGAACAAAAGCTGCTCCAGGAAGAAAACTCTCCAATCAGTAAGCGGATCATAGCCTTGCTGGAGAAACCACGGCGACTCCTGGCAACGATCCTCATTCTCAACAATACCTTTAACATTGCCATTGTCTTGCTGGCCAATCATATGATGAGCGTACTTTTCAGTGATGCGGCATTTGATTCCATGGCTCAACAGTTGGTACAGTTTATTTCCGGAATCGGTATGCAGCTGGATGCTGCGAACATGGCGGTATTCATTAAGGTTCTGGTCACTGTCGTTCTGGTTACGTTTATCCTCGTATTATTTGGTGAAATTACACCCAAGATTTACGCCAATATCCACAACGTCGGACTTGCCCGATTCATGGCAAAACCACTCACTTTCATGTCCAATGTCCTGGCTCCGGTCAGTACATTTTTTGTCAATTTTTCAAAAGGCCTGGAAAAACGGCTGGCACGCAACAGGCAGGTCTCGTTGAAAGCCGATATTGATCATGCCATCGAGCTGACTGTGCGACAAGACCCCAGTTCGGATGAAGAAGTGGATATGCTGAAGAGCATCGTGAAATTCAGTGAAGTCAGTGTAACGCAGGTAATGCGGTCGCGTATGGATGTGGTTGCTGTTGAGCATACTATTTCCTATAAAGACCTTCTGAAAACGGTGAAGGATTCGGGTTTTTCCCGGCTGCCGGTCTATGAGGAGGACCTGGATCATATTCTTGGCATTCTTTATGTTAAAGACCTCTTGCAACATTTGCATGAAGGAGAAGATTACGACTGGCTGGGGCTGGTTCGCAAAGAGGTCCTGTATACTCCGGAGTCAAGGAAAATCAATGAACTCCTGAAGGATTTTCAGTCCCGAAAATTGCATATGGCCATTGTTGTAGATGAATTCGGAGGTACGTTGGGTCTTGCTACTCTGGAGGATATCATGGAAGAAGTGATCGGCGATATCCGGGATGAATTTGATGACAAAGAAGAACTGGAATACATTCAGCTGGATGAACAGAATTTCATTTTTGAAGGCAAAACATTGATTAACGATGTGATCAAAATCGTTGGATTGGATATCGGTCATTTCGATAACTGGCGTGATGATGCCGACTCCCTGGCCGGATTGATCTTACAAGTGACGGGTCAAATACCGAAAGTAAATCGGGAGATTTCATTTCCGCACTTCAAATTAAAAGTGTTATCGGTGAGCAAGCGAAGAATAGAGAAAGTCCAATTGACTAAAATATGA
- a CDS encoding single-stranded DNA-binding protein, with amino-acid sequence MVNKVILIGNLGRDPEVRTLENGAMVAKFPVATNESYRDKNNEWQTITEWHDVVVWRSLAERAEKTLQKGSLVFIEGKLTHRKYQDNNGIDRYITEVVASTFRLLDRKEGGSRTGYSDTFPTEDSYSASAPQSGSGGKESATFTEDLSNMEDDDLPF; translated from the coding sequence ATGGTCAATAAAGTAATACTGATAGGCAATCTCGGAAGGGACCCGGAAGTTCGTACCCTGGAAAATGGAGCAATGGTTGCCAAATTTCCAGTAGCCACCAATGAAAGTTATCGCGATAAAAATAATGAGTGGCAGACCATTACTGAATGGCATGATGTAGTTGTCTGGCGTTCACTGGCTGAACGTGCAGAAAAAACCTTGCAAAAAGGTAGCCTGGTTTTCATCGAAGGTAAATTGACCCATCGCAAATACCAGGATAATAATGGGATCGATCGTTACATCACTGAAGTCGTTGCGAGCACTTTTCGGCTGCTTGATCGCAAAGAAGGGGGAAGCCGGACGGGATACAGTGACACCTTTCCTACCGAAGATTCCTATTCGGCAAGTGCTCCTCAATCCGGCTCCGGCGGGAAAGAAAGCGCCACTTTCACGGAGGATCTTTCCAATATGGAAGATGACGATTTACCATTCTAA